One Choloepus didactylus isolate mChoDid1 chromosome 8, mChoDid1.pri, whole genome shotgun sequence DNA window includes the following coding sequences:
- the TRABD gene encoding traB domain-containing protein: MSGPLASVPRVVSGEPQSLSSPSDTVALGSLLRGGARKPVSTRGAWLQQEPSSRGWVGVWGAGMPELPEPLLARALTPAAWPHRAVLAGDVDAFRLLLEMKLRRRRERPSLPHTVTELVAEDGSRVYVVGTAHFSDDSKRDVVKVGTREQPDHPGGAARRGGGGAVPVPRGHAEDGRAHTAAGGEGAQRGEAAAGRQNGVMSGLMQMLLLKVSAHITEQLGMAPGGEFREAFKEASKVPFCKFHLGDRPLPVTFKRAIAALSFWQKVKLAWGLCFLSDPISKDDVERCKQKDLLEQMMAEMIGEFPDLHRTIVSERDVYLTYMLRQAARRLELPRASEAEPRQCVPSVVVGVVGMGHVPGIEKNWGSDLNIQEVMTVPPPSVSGRVSRLAVKAAALGLVGYGLYWVGRRAAGLVLALPAAQSCLQRVTAARPQKSPGAGPPPVQIGLSRLRARLPRAPHRRPAGRPHLTCLLLPRLPAGPLPQRVSLSGRAAWQGRALPRCGGARECLTAGFLC; this comes from the exons ATGTCAGGGCCTTTGGCGTCAGTGCCCAGGGTGGTTTCCGGAGAGCCCCAGAGCCTGA GCAGCCCCTCGGACACTGTGGCCCTGGGCTCCCTGCTGCGAGGAGGTGCCAGGAAGCCTGTGAGCACACGAGGGGCATGGCTGCAGCAGGAGCCCTCTTCtcggggctgggtgggggtgtggggggcagggaTGCCAGAGCTGCCAGAGCCCCTGCTTGCCAGGGCGCTGACTCCTGCAGCGTGGCCGCACCGTGCTGTCCTGGCAGGTGACGTGGACGCCTTCCGCCTCCTGCTGGAGATGAAGCTGCGGCGGCGGCGAGAGCGGCCCAGCCTGCCACACACCGTGACCGAGCTGGTGGCCGAGGACGGCAGCAGGGTCTACGTGGTGGGCACGGCCCACTTCAGCGACGACAGCAAGAGGGACGTCGTGAAGGTGGGCACGCGGGAGCAGCCAG ACCATCCGGGCGGTGCAGCCCGACGTGGTGGTGGTGGAGCTGTGCCAGTACCGCGTGGCCATGCTGAAGATGGACGAGCGCACACTGCTGCGGGAGGCGAAGGAGCTCAGCGTGGAGAAGCTGCGGCAGGCCGTCAG AACGGCGTCATGTCGGGGCTGATGCAGATGCTGCTGCTGAAGGTGTCGGCGCACATCACGGAGCAGCTGGGCATGGCGCCGGGCGGCGAGTTCAGGGAGGCCTTCAAGGAG GCCAGCAAGGTGCCTTTCTGCAAGTTCCACCTGGGCGACCGGCCCCTCCCCGTCACCTTCAAGCGGGCCATCGCCGCGCTCTCCTTCTGGCAGAAGGTCAAGCTGGCCTGGGGGCTCTGCTTCCTGTCGGACCCGATCAG CAAGGACGACGTGGAGCGCTGCAAGCAGAAGGACCTGCTGGAGCAGATGATGGCCGAGATGATCGGCGAGTTCCCCGACCTGCACCGCACCATCGTGTCGGAGCGCGACGTCTACCTGACCTACATGCTGCGGCAGGCGGCCCGGCGCCTGGAGCTGCCGCGGGCCTCGGAGG CCGAGCCCCGACAGTGCGTCCCGTCCGTGGTGGTGGGGGTCGTGGGCATGGGCCACGTGCCCGGCATCGAGAAGAACTGGGGCTCGGACCTCAACATCCAGGAGGTGATGAC GGTCCCCCCGCCGTCCGTCTCCGGCAGAGTGTCCCGACTGGCCGTGAAAGCCGCGGCCCTCGGCCTGGTGGGCTACGGCCTGTACTGGGTGGGCCGCCGCGCCGCCGGCCTGGTCCTGGCGCTGCCCGCCGCGCAGAGCTGCCTGCAGAGGGTGACCGCGGCGCGGCCGCAGAA GTCCCCTGGAGCCGGCCCACCGCCCGTCCAGATAGGCCTTTCCCGGCTGCGAGCTCGGCTTCCCCGCGCTCCCCACCGCCGGCCAGCGGGGCGCCCCCACCTCACGTGCCTTCTGCTGCCCCGGCTGCCGGCAGGACCCCTGCCCCAAAGAGTCTCCCTGTCCGGCCGGGCCGCCTGGCAGGGCCGAGCGCTTCCCCGCTGCGGCGGCGCCCGGGAATGTCTGACCGCCGGGTTTCTATGTTAG